Proteins encoded by one window of Octopus bimaculoides isolate UCB-OBI-ISO-001 chromosome 4, ASM119413v2, whole genome shotgun sequence:
- the LOC106868136 gene encoding uncharacterized protein LOC106868136 isoform X2, producing the protein MKLTVTLFALLYLHLIIVKAFPKTQCVGKETDIMFILDSSSSIWPKDYERLLKFLQEFVDTFEVGMNKMRMGVVTYSKKAHLEFPIGRYVTKEKLQKAIGKIRYRSGWTNTAAALKLVNEQFQSLVKSNATLVTIVITDGNSRSHKKTKAEAEKLHRLGIKVYAVGIGKKYHLKELKVIASDPENGVYRFFNYKSLESIGKNFFIKSCKEPEVPSNVVSKTTPDVLKKTTKPTVLKVNDTTTTVVSPNTATTISYTTVPTPRTTISISETTTSNYKNETESQDKPAKGRPEFLPKDEATVILFGYDMVSLGYDRTVKISTFLSKLLPYMSYQYFGVTNYAYCPHGFSISLTSVANFSRQLVEENNFPTLVDIVRKMRNLIYTHVLHKAHLGTPTAVLFIDSDMTNISESLLEETRKLKDVRTRLFVVYIGSGRINHTRDFHFLSSQPHENYTFYVPNYEQLVQLADDKPQIFRDMCNHDFSKEIFNTTSQRPDIS; encoded by the exons aatgtgtTGGAAAAGAAACCGACATCATGTTTATTTTGGATTCTTCTTCAAGTATCTGGCCAAAGGATTATGAGCGGCTTCTGAAATTTCTACAGGAATTCGTAGATACTTTTGAAGTAGGTATGAATAAAATGCGCATGGGTGTTGTAACATACAGTAAAAAAGCCCATTTGGAATTTCCTATTGGACGATATGTTACCAAAGAAAAATTGCAGAAAGCTATTGGTAAAATTCGTTACCGAAGTGGTTGGACAAATACAGCAGCAGCTCTAAAACTTGTTAATGAGCAATTTCAGTCATTAGTCAAAAGCAACGCCACTTTGGTCACAATAGTTATCACAGATGGTAATTCTCGTTCccacaaaaagacaaaagcagAAGCAGAAAAGCTCCATCGACTTGGTATAAAAGTCTATGCTGTCGGAATCggtaaaaaatatcatttaaaggaaTTAAAAGTTATTGCAAGTGACCCAGAAAATGGTGTCTAtagatttttcaattataaatctTTGGAGTCTATTGGGAAAAACTTCTTCATAAAGTCTTGCAAag AACCTGAAGTTCCCAGTAACGTCGTATCAAAGACAACACCTGATGTGCTTAAGAAGACAACCAAGCCCACTGTGTTGAAAGTAAATGATACGACCACCACAGTAGTTTCACCAAATACTGCAACTACTATATCATATACCACTGTTCCTACACCAAGAACTACTATTTCTATCTCTGAAACAACAACCAGCAACTACAAGAATGAAACAGAATCGCAAGACAAGCCAG CAAAAGGAAGGCCAGAGTTTTTACCGAAGGACGAGGCAA cTGTCATCCTGTTTGGTTACGACATGGTGTCCCTGGGCTACGACCGTACTGTGAAGATATCGACATTTTTAAGCAAACTTCTACCATATATGAGTTACCAATATTTCGGTGTTACAAACTACGCTTATTGCCCACACGGCTTTAGTATCTCTCTCACATCAGTGGCAAATTTCAGTCGACAGCTAGTTGAGGAAAATAATTTTCCGACTCTAGTTGATATTGTGAGGAAAATGAGAAAccttatttacacacacgtgtTACATAAAGCGCATTTGGGAACTCCGACAGCCGTACTCTTCATAGATTCAGATATGACGAATATTTCAGAGAGCCTGCTTGAAGAAACTAGAAAGCTCAAAGACGTACGCACAagattgtttgttgtttacattggCTCTGGACGAATTAACCATACGCGTGATTTCCACTTTCTGAGTAGTCAACCTCATGAAAACTACACATTCTATGTACCAAATTACGAACAGTTGGTGCAACTGGCAGACGACAAACCACAAATTTTCAGAGACATGTGCAACCATGATTTCTCAAAAGAAATCTTCAACACTACTTCACAGAGGCCAGATATAAGTTAA
- the LOC106868136 gene encoding uncharacterized protein LOC106868136 isoform X1 codes for MKLTVTLFALLYLHLIIVKAFPKTQCVGKETDIMFILDSSSSIWPKDYERLLKFLQEFVDTFEVGMNKMRMGVVTYSKKAHLEFPIGRYVTKEKLQKAIGKIRYRSGWTNTAAALKLVNEQFQSLVKSNATLVTIVITDGNSRSHKKTKAEAEKLHRLGIKVYAVGIGKKYHLKELKVIASDPENGVYRFFNYKSLESIGKNFFIKSCKAEPEVPSNVVSKTTPDVLKKTTKPTVLKVNDTTTTVVSPNTATTISYTTVPTPRTTISISETTTSNYKNETESQDKPAKGRPEFLPKDEATVILFGYDMVSLGYDRTVKISTFLSKLLPYMSYQYFGVTNYAYCPHGFSISLTSVANFSRQLVEENNFPTLVDIVRKMRNLIYTHVLHKAHLGTPTAVLFIDSDMTNISESLLEETRKLKDVRTRLFVVYIGSGRINHTRDFHFLSSQPHENYTFYVPNYEQLVQLADDKPQIFRDMCNHDFSKEIFNTTSQRPDIS; via the exons aatgtgtTGGAAAAGAAACCGACATCATGTTTATTTTGGATTCTTCTTCAAGTATCTGGCCAAAGGATTATGAGCGGCTTCTGAAATTTCTACAGGAATTCGTAGATACTTTTGAAGTAGGTATGAATAAAATGCGCATGGGTGTTGTAACATACAGTAAAAAAGCCCATTTGGAATTTCCTATTGGACGATATGTTACCAAAGAAAAATTGCAGAAAGCTATTGGTAAAATTCGTTACCGAAGTGGTTGGACAAATACAGCAGCAGCTCTAAAACTTGTTAATGAGCAATTTCAGTCATTAGTCAAAAGCAACGCCACTTTGGTCACAATAGTTATCACAGATGGTAATTCTCGTTCccacaaaaagacaaaagcagAAGCAGAAAAGCTCCATCGACTTGGTATAAAAGTCTATGCTGTCGGAATCggtaaaaaatatcatttaaaggaaTTAAAAGTTATTGCAAGTGACCCAGAAAATGGTGTCTAtagatttttcaattataaatctTTGGAGTCTATTGGGAAAAACTTCTTCATAAAGTCTTGCAAag CAGAACCTGAAGTTCCCAGTAACGTCGTATCAAAGACAACACCTGATGTGCTTAAGAAGACAACCAAGCCCACTGTGTTGAAAGTAAATGATACGACCACCACAGTAGTTTCACCAAATACTGCAACTACTATATCATATACCACTGTTCCTACACCAAGAACTACTATTTCTATCTCTGAAACAACAACCAGCAACTACAAGAATGAAACAGAATCGCAAGACAAGCCAG CAAAAGGAAGGCCAGAGTTTTTACCGAAGGACGAGGCAA cTGTCATCCTGTTTGGTTACGACATGGTGTCCCTGGGCTACGACCGTACTGTGAAGATATCGACATTTTTAAGCAAACTTCTACCATATATGAGTTACCAATATTTCGGTGTTACAAACTACGCTTATTGCCCACACGGCTTTAGTATCTCTCTCACATCAGTGGCAAATTTCAGTCGACAGCTAGTTGAGGAAAATAATTTTCCGACTCTAGTTGATATTGTGAGGAAAATGAGAAAccttatttacacacacgtgtTACATAAAGCGCATTTGGGAACTCCGACAGCCGTACTCTTCATAGATTCAGATATGACGAATATTTCAGAGAGCCTGCTTGAAGAAACTAGAAAGCTCAAAGACGTACGCACAagattgtttgttgtttacattggCTCTGGACGAATTAACCATACGCGTGATTTCCACTTTCTGAGTAGTCAACCTCATGAAAACTACACATTCTATGTACCAAATTACGAACAGTTGGTGCAACTGGCAGACGACAAACCACAAATTTTCAGAGACATGTGCAACCATGATTTCTCAAAAGAAATCTTCAACACTACTTCACAGAGGCCAGATATAAGTTAA